AGATGCATATCCACGTCCACCGTCGCACATCGCTACCGGAATTAGTTACAAATGTCACCGCAAGGAGGGAACAAAGGAACATACCAAGAGAATTGGGGTCTCGTTGAGAATCTTCGCCCGCATTTTGCGCACAGTCTCTCCCTCACCGGTGATACAGACATTGGTCACGAGACTTTGAGGTCGTCGTTGGAGGGAGGGAACGACTTTCGGCTCCGAAGTGGTGACGGTGGCCTCGATCCGGCCAGCACTGGACTCTGTGATTTGACGACAGAGTCTCCGCAAGGACTCGACATTACTAACGTGGACCGGTAACAAATGAACGGGCGTGCCTTCCGGGGTGCCTTCGGGGAAAGACCAGCGCTGAAGAGCGCCGGGACTGGCGTGAATCACATCCTCAGTGTCGGGGCCGGCCAAAGTGGAGGAAAACGGCACGTTCATGGACAGGTTGACGGTGGGATCGATACCGGTCGGAGGAGTCATTGGGGGAGCACCATGAGGCCGACGGAGGGAGTGGGAGGCCAGATCGGTATGAGGCCTGGACATGCTAAAGGTCGGAGTCATCCGTTCCCAGCCATGACGGGCCTGGCCGGTAAAATTGGAGATCTTGTGCATGGCCAGAGCGTGAATGGACCGAGTCTCTTACCCCCTTAAATCGAATCAATTTCGATGGGGgaagagatgatgatgatgatgatgatgatgatgatgatgatgctatGATGGATGAATGATAGGAGAGGATTCGACAATGCGAGTGGGAGACGAGACACGGGTTTGGCGCGGGGAGGATGACCAGCACAAGAATCGAAGAATAAAAAGTCGACGCCagcaaaaaggaaagaaaacaacGGTCGAGGGTCGACAGGGATAGATTATTGGTGGacaggaaatgagaatgagaGTAGTGGGAGTTGTCAGAGAGAAAGTGAGAGGGTGAGAGGAATGAGAGGAGCGCGGCTGAGCAGGAATTGGGGGGATTCCGCGGAATGTCacagggcaaaaaaaaaaatagaaaatTGGGGGTataaagaagaaagaaaagaaaatggatagaaaagaagaacagaaaagaaaaaagtgaaaaaaaaaatcagaTGAATTTGAAGATGCAGAAATGATTTGATGGGGGGAATTATGGAGAgacacagagagagagagagagagagaaaagaagaaaacaggaaagcgagaagaagaaagtggACGGGAGAGACCCAGCTTTGGCGTACAATCCTCGATAACGGACCACCACAATTTAGTTTTTATTCTCTCTCTATCAGGTCTACTCCGTTCATAATATTACTGTATACAATTCTCTATTAATTCATTGCTACTAGTGTTGTGATCTGGAATGATCTGGTACCGATGAGCCTGcaatgatggtgatgatgatgatgatgccggCGGTCATTCGGAACGAGACACTTTACTTTATTACTCCGGACCCGGAGATATACTATTACTATTCTGTGCATACTCCCATAACCGACGCAGCAGAGTAGTAGTATCTCAGTTCTCTCTGTACTGCCATATCCTATTTTCCACTATCCTCTACTGAATCCGGTCGGAATGACGCTATTCCTCTTCGGGAACGGTTGAAACTATTCCCGTTTGGGAGTTAAGCGAGTGTTCTTGATCAGAAGTCAGTACGCCTAGTGTGCAGTACTGAATTGAGTACGACTACAGAGTAGAGCTAGAGTACTGTGACTGTATTCACACCGGAATAACCAATATGAATTCAGGATGATTCAAGGCAGACAGACCGTTTCCATCCATTCCGGTTTGCGTCACAGCGTATCACTGCATTCTTACAAAAGCTGTACGGAGTAAAAGGGGAGCGTGGCTTGCCGCCATGAAAGTTAGGATATCGAGTCCGAACTCAACTGGCTTTAGAGATCAGTAATAGAAACGTACATTGtagtacttgtacaagtaGGGGACTGACTCGCAATCGAGAAATCACGGCCATCAGCCATGATTGCCCAGTGCCATACCTATCCACTCTGTACTCGTActgagtactccgtacccgTACACCTGAATACCTAACAAGGCACATCCAATAATCTTTTCTGCTCTCCGCAGCAATCACAACGTCATGACATCCATCCATTCAAAACCCACGGATCGACTCAACGCACCACTGACCACTAACCACTAACCATTGTCCTGTACATACACAGCCCTGTCCTGCGCTTGCGCTTCCGCTTCCGCTGCATGTATGCGCTGTCCGATTGTGACTTGCCACTGCCCAGCGCCGACAAAAGTACCGATAGGACAAGTGCAGGGCTGATCGAGACCGATCGATGGCTTGTTCCGCCAATCATTTGGGCTATCTTGTTTGTGTCTGTGTTGATAGAGTCAATTTCTGCCGTCTAGCATACAGTAAAGTGCAGTGCCAATGAGAGAAATGCTCTGTACAAAGCGATACATAGAAACCTTCAGTCTACTAAACATATATTCGTAACTAGTCACCAGTCTTACTCAACGGACCGTCCATCGGAATCCATATCCACGAAGCAAACCTCCGCCCTCCCCACCGCCTCCTCCATTACAAATGCAATTGTCCGGTGGAAAAGCCATCAAAATTTGCATCTTCCAACAACTACAAGTACGGGGTCCTGCTCACTGGTCAATGTGCGCCAAAATTGGATCATCACAGACTAGGCGGAtatagtactccgtacgagGACTCGTCACGACCAACCGCAAGTAATTTATCAATGTTTCAGGATACATCTCACCAGACGTGGGACCCCGGTGACCTTGACCTTGCAAAGGATGAAAACCCATTGTGTTTTGGAAATATCCGTGTCAAAACACTGTTCCAATCTTATACGTAGTGGTATTTCTGATGCAAGATGTCTATACCGGAGTAGAATCATTTATATTATTGCGAAGATTGTCAAATGTCAATATAGAACCGCAAATAGAAAAGGAAGCAAATGCAGTTATGTTCATCCCCAATGCTGCGTATGTACAGACCCAAATGCCCCAATTCAATATCGCAGCGGCGCCCGCTGCACCAcatttcttcctccttccatcATCACCCGTTCCGGTTCTCCTTCGTAGTATGCCTGGTCTTCCCGCATAGGCGGAGGCCTAGACACATATACAGGTCGTTCAACATACTCCCGCGGTCGCTGCGGGTCTTCATCCATATACACGCTTCCCGGGCGCACACTTGCCACACGGGGAATCACCTCTCGTGGCTCGTCGTATCGCGCCGTTTGAGGTCGAACGCTCGGCATGCGCACCAAACGTTCGCGTGGAAGACCTGGCTCTTCCACGTACGCCGGACGCCGAGCATACTCGCCCACTTGAACGCTGCTACTGCGCGTGAATTGCTCGCCCTCGAGAGGTGTCGCATACGGCCGCCGTTCAACCGGAGCAGGCCGCGCGTAGTCCGTCACCCGCCGATACGTGCTCGGAGGTGGTGGCATCTCTTGCACGTACTTCCGGCCGCCATATGGATCTTCGATGATCGATGCAGCCCGCATACTGGCTTGGCGTACCGGCGCACCGTCGTCGTAGACGTCGCTCCTTGGGACCCGGCCTGCTGAAGGAACATATTGCACGGCAGGTGCTGCTTCGTAGTACTGGTTTCCATGTTCGTCAACCACAATACGTCGCGGTGGCGGCATGAGTCGAACCGGCACTGGCTCCTCCTCATAGTATGCCTCCCGGAATTGTGGGGATGATGGTGATCCCTCAGCTGGGACAAACCGTCTCGAGTACGCCGGCACCGGCTCATCATAGTACCTGGTCGCTCTCTCCGGCGGAGGCCGTTCAACCGCATAAGATGCTGCCCTCACTGCACGGGGACTGGGTTGTTGCTCGACATATTCACGCGCATATTCCGGTTGCCGCGCATTCTGTAAGCTAGCGACCCGTCGTAAATCAGGCTCATCGCGCATGGGCCGGCGGCTGCTAAGCCGAGAGGCCGCTCGTGGCATAGGAGCTTCATGGTACGGATCGGGCTCGTAGACAGGCTCGCGGATCGACGGCTCCCTTCGTTCAATAACCGGAGTATAACGCGGGGATGCAATATCGATGTATACTGGCTGGGCAGATCGGCCTTGGTAAGCTGGTAGCGCGTCTGCGAAAGGCGGCGGTGACACTGGCTCCTCTTTAATATATGGATCAGAAGaatcaacagcagcaggctTTTTATTGTACGAAACCTGACGGGCTCGACCCTTGTCCTCTTGCAACCTCCTACGCTTCCTCGGCATCGGGTGCTGGGCAGCAGGGACATCGGGACTGCCACGGTCCAGATTCTGTGCAGAGTGAACCTGTTCCGGCCCATATCTTGTACGCATATCCTTAGCCTGAGGGGCGGAGGGAACCTTAGCCACGGCTAGTGGAGACACCCTAGATGGCTGAGGAGCAGCTGGTGAGGTTATATGGTTTCTCACGATTCTCACATCGTCTCTAGGGGACATCGGATTATAATATCCTCCTCGATTCTCTACCCGCCGTCTTGCATCATGAGGAACATACTCCGGTTGATACTCACGAGCGACTGCCCTGTCCATAGGTAGTACACCTGGAGCTGGAGGCGAGTAATCCGGCTCTTCCATCGCATCCTCCGGCTGCTGAACTTCGTGGTATTTGTTGCTTGTCAGGTCTACCGGAGCGCCATAGGGTTGCCTATGACGGTAGGGATCACGCTGGTCTGCCACGGGGTAAGCATCTCGCATTTCCTGATCCGATCCAGTGCGGTTGAGGGCTTCAAGCCGTTGCAACTCATCTGAAAAGTTTTCTACTGGGATCTTGGTAGCAAGGTCTCCGGTGAgaggtgctgctgctgctgctgctgccgaaGGCGGCTCGCCTTGCTGCGGAGAGTCAGGGGCTCTACTGGAGTAGAAAGAATTCTCGTCAAACGAGTCACTGGGTGCTCCAGCGACATTGCTTGTAGAGATATCATTTACAGAAGCAGGCTTGACCAGCTCGAGGGCCTGGTTCAGCACATCAGAGACATCAAAGTCGGGCTTTGCGTCCTGCATCGCCGCTTTCTGTCTCGACTCTAATCTCTTCTGCTCCAACTGGTCCCGCAATACTCTTTCCACCCTTTGTCTCTGTAACTGTAATTCTGCCCTGACTAAATCGTCTGATTTGGTCAAAAATATCGGATCAATCTCTGAGGTAGGTTTTGGGACGGTACGGTTCTTCGAAGGGGTTGTCGCGGTTACATCAGATGGACCGTGAACAGAAGCGGTGGTAATAGTCGTAGGAGCTGGTGCTGCTGAAGGAGTAGCCTGGGATGGTCTCTCCGTAGGGGAACCATCTAGTCCACCCGTATTCACTACCTGAGCCTGTGTGGGAGGGTTTCGAGACGTTGTTTTGCGCACAAATTGCTGGGGGACCTTGAGCTTGGGGTGAGTTCCAGAAAATATCTCGTCACTAATTCTCAGAATCTTCTCATATTCCTGCACTTCCTCGCCTATTGGCAAACCAGTAGTACTGGTTGGAAGTGTTGTCACTGCGTGAGCTGCCATAGTGAAGGTtatacttttttttctttcactAGGGGAAGATTTGGACGAGTGAAGGAATGCTGCCCGTAGGATGTTCACTCCGGGAAGAAACCAGTCTCTTCTGCTACAGCGAGCTAAGAGTCAATTCACTTCCAGTCCACTGATTCCAATCTCTGTATTGACAGAGAAGGAAGGAACAACTGATCGAAAATGGTAGGTGTAAAGAAACGTGAGTGTTGGTGCTGAGTGAATGGGAagctctccctctcctcaCTCTGTCTCCAGGAAATCTCCGGAAGCGACGCTAAACCTGCTGCGGAAAAGAACGTGGGCGCGCCAATCAGACGCGGCGGCGCATACCCGCGGACCAGACAGGCCGGTTCAATGGTTTggagatgatgttgttatttTGTATTGCTACTACTAGCAACTGACCCCTATTTCTTTTTGTATGTATCCCGTTTCTCGCCTTCGTCCTGCAGCGCAAGTTTTCTTTGGTTTATGCACCTCTCTCCGCCGCGCTCCATACGTCGGTCTTAATCGGGGGATAATGGCATCGTCAAACTGCCCCGCGGGTGCGGTTGACTCACGACCAGTGTTCTTTTTCGATATCGATAACTGTGTAAGGATTCAGAAAAAGGAATGCTATAGAAGCTAGCTTGTACTAACTTGGGTTCTTGCGACAGCTCTATTCTAAAGGTCCGAGACTGCCACCGAGCAAGACAAGACGACCACTGAGTCACTGACCGAATCGCGCACAGCATGCAACATCCacgaggagatggagaaacTTATCAGTCAGTATACAAGGTTCTTATATATGGGAGTTATTTTCTAACGGGTCGCCTTTGCAGACAAGTTCTTCGTCAAGCACCTGTCCCTCGAGCCGCAAGATGCCCACATGCTTCACCGGAAATACTATACAGAATACGGTCTCGCCATTGAAGGTCTCACGCGCCATCACAAGATTGATCCCCTCGAGTTCAACCGCGAAGTTGATGATGCCCTGCCGTTAGACGATATTCTTAAACCAGCCCCGCAGCTGCGAAAGATGCTCGAGGATATCGACCGGAGCAAGGTGAGGCTATGGCTTCTCACAAACGCATACGTCAATCATGCCAAACGGGTTGTCAAATTGCTGCAGGTGGATGATCTTTTCGAGGGAGTGACATACTGTGATTACAGCAAAATGCCATTGGTTTGCAAGCCAAGCCAGGAGATGTACGAGAAGGCAGAGATCGAAGCGGGCGTTCCGAGCTCGGCGCAGTGTTACTTTGTCGGTACGTTCTTTTCAATATTCTCTTTCTATATAGACCAGGACTGACATGCGATAGATGACTCCCACTTGAACTGCAAACATGCTGAGGCTCGCGGTTGGAATACCGTCCATTTAGTTGAGCCCGGCCTGCCGATACCACGGATTCCGGCATGCAAATATATAGTGCATAATCTTGACGATCTGCGAGTTCATTTCCCTCATCTATTCAAGCAAACTAATGGCACCCAGACCGGGTAGTCTGCTTATGGGATGCACATTATCTATAGTGTTTGTCAAATAGAAGATACGATACGACTGACTGCATGAACGTTACTTgtcacttttttttttttttcaatatTACACCGTTTGCTGTCCATTTTGCTATCTTTTTTCCTGTTGGTTATAGAGGAAGAGGTTCAATATTTTGTCACTTGTTTGCTGCATCTACAAGGCTCAAGTAGCATGGAAGATGCACAACAGCGCCTGGCGTTTAGAAAACATATGAAATAGAAACACATAAAGCAAATAAATCCCTGAATTACCGGGTTTGGGTATAATACTGCAAGCATTGCAGCCCTGCACGGCATTTCTGGGGTAAACTGTTACGCCCCAGGCACCCAAGGCACCAACAACGTACCGCGTCCTTAGTGGAAACTCATCTCCGGATCAACAACATACCATCAACCGCTCTTTCGTCACCTCAACCGCCGCAATTAAGGCTTTCTATCTGCCCAGAAAGACAGATTCTTTCTGGATGCTTCATCATGGGTGACCTATCTCCCGGCTGCGTGGTCCTACTGCCAGACGGCAAGAGGGCTACCGTTCGGTATGTTGGTAACACCAGATTCGCCGCAGGGGACTGGATAGGACTCGAACTGGAAGAACCGGCGGGGAAGAACGATGGATCGGTCAGGGGAGAGCGGTATTTCGACTGCGAACAAGACTACGGAGTGTTCGTCCGTTCTTCTGTTGCTTTGACGCTCGTTGAGCGTCCAGCCAAGCCCGCTCCTAAGGGGAACACTGGTAATGCACCACCGACGAGCAGGGCAAGAGCGCAAACTGGGGTGGGAATCAAGAAGCCTGGCGTAAGTGCTTTGCCCTCTGCAAATGCGAAGAGACACAGCGTTAGCACGGCCAATCCCTCATCTGCTGCGAAAGCTGCTCCCCAGCGGCCAGGCTTGAGGGTACGTTCGACTGTTTAAACAACATATTGCATTTCCAACCGCTGACGGATTACCTTGTGCGCAGTCTCCGATAAAATCGCCTACGAAGCAACTGTCCTCCCGTAACCTGTCAATCGACGAGACCTCACGCCCACCGACGACTAGATCCCGCCCATCAAGTACTACCAAGGCCTCCATGGGTCCTCCGCCTGCTCCCTCCGCTACCTCACGCACACCGCGACCATCGATATCGGGTCCAACAAGCAGGGCGAGCAGACAAAGTTTGAGTTCGTCGGGTGCGGCA
This region of Aspergillus chevalieri M1 DNA, chromosome 4, nearly complete sequence genomic DNA includes:
- a CDS encoding uncharacterized protein (COG:S;~EggNog:ENOG410PGX1) — translated: MAAHAVTTLPTSTTGLPIGEEVQEYEKILRISDEIFSGTHPKLKVPQQFVRKTTSRNPPTQAQVVNTGGLDGSPTERPSQATPSAAPAPTTITTASVHGPSDVTATTPSKNRTVPKPTSEIDPIFLTKSDDLVRAELQLQRQRVERVLRDQLEQKRLESRQKAAMQDAKPDFDVSDVLNQALELVKPASVNDISTSNVAGAPSDSFDENSFYSSRAPDSPQQGEPPSAAAAAAAPLTGDLATKIPVENFSDELQRLEALNRTGSDQEMRDAYPVADQRDPYRHRQPYGAPVDLTSNKYHEVQQPEDAMEEPDYSPPAPGVLPMDRAVAREYQPEYVPHDARRRVENRGGYYNPMSPRDDVRIVRNHITSPAAPQPSRVSPLAVAKVPSAPQAKDMRTRYGPEQVHSAQNLDRGSPDVPAAQHPMPRKRRRLQEDKGRARQVSYNKKPAAVDSSDPYIKEEPVSPPPFADALPAYQGRSAQPVYIDIASPRYTPVIERREPSIREPVYEPDPYHEAPMPRAASRLSSRRPMRDEPDLRRVASLQNARQPEYAREYVEQQPSPRAVRAASYAVERPPPERATRYYDEPVPAYSRRFVPAEGSPSSPQFREAYYEEEPVPVRLMPPPRRIVVDEHGNQYYEAAPAVQYVPSAGRVPRSDVYDDGAPVRQASMRAASIIEDPYGGRKYVQEMPPPPSTYRRVTDYARPAPVERRPYATPLEGEQFTRSSSVQVGEYARRPAYVEEPGLPRERLVRMPSVRPQTARYDEPREVIPRVASVRPGSVYMDEDPQRPREYVERPVYVSRPPPMREDQAYYEGEPERVMMEGGRNVVQRAPLRY
- a CDS encoding putative pyrimidine 5'-nucleotidase (COG:S;~EggNog:ENOG410PJ6V;~InterPro:IPR041492,IPR006439,IPR010237,IPR036412, IPR023214;~PFAM:PF13419,PF00702;~go_function: GO:0016787 - hydrolase activity [Evidence IEA]); translated protein: MYPVSRLRPAAQVFFGLCTSLRRAPYVGLNRGIMASSNCPAGAVDSRPVFFFDIDNCLYSKACNIHEEMEKLINKFFVKHLSLEPQDAHMLHRKYYTEYGLAIEGLTRHHKIDPLEFNREVDDALPLDDILKPAPQLRKMLEDIDRSKVRLWLLTNAYVNHAKRVVKLLQVDDLFEGVTYCDYSKMPLVCKPSQEMYEKAEIEAGVPSSAQCYFVDDSHLNCKHAEARGWNTVHLVEPGLPIPRIPACKYIVHNLDDLRVHFPHLFKQTNGTQTG